TAAGTCATCGATCATTGATTTAAATGCACACCCTGTTTTTGATGGTATGGGAAGCACCATGCCTGTGGCGCGTTATCATTCATTAATGGCAACAAAAGTGCCTGAAAATATAGACGTGATTGCGCAATTTGACGATATCCCGATGGCAATATACCACCACGGCGATAACGCACTGGGCTATCAATTTCATCCTGAATCAATACTTACACCTAATGGTGCGATGCTATTACAACAAAGTATTGCGTATTTAACTCGCGCTAATAAATAGAGGCCAGTATGAGCACAGAATTAAATTCAGATTTAAGCGTACAACAAGCCATTGAGCTGCTAATTAGCAACCAATCGCTGAGCTTTTCGCAAGCAAAAGCATTATTCGATGAAATAATGCAAGGCAATATGAGCGAAATAGAACTAACCGCATTACTTATTAGCCTTAAAATAAAAGGCGAAGTGAGCGATGAAATTGCAGGCGCTGCCGCATCAATGCGTGAAAACGCGGTTACTTTTAATACAACTAGTACACAACTTGCCGATAGCTGCGGCACCGGTGGTGATGGCTCAAATACCATTAATATAAGTACTACTGCTGCAATTGTGGCAGCCGCTGCGGGTATTAATATGGTAAAACATGGTAATCGCAGCGTATCGAGTAATTCAGGCTCAGCCGATTTACTCAAAGCACTGGGCATTAATATTGATATGAGCCCAGAACAAGCTGCACAATGCCTTGAGCAAACACACTTTACCTTTTTGTTTGCACCGCATTACCACAGCGGCGTACGCCATGCGATGGGCGTACGTACTGCACTTAAAACACGTACAATTTTTAATATTTTAGGCCCCCTTGCTAATCCTGCTGCACCTGATGTTCAGTTACTGGGGGTTTACGACGAGTCGCTATGTATGCCAATGGCGCAAACGCTTAAAACATTAGGCACAAAGCGCGCAATGATAGTTCATGGCTCAGGTACTGACGAAATCGCCCTGCACGGCCCAACCAATGTAGTTGAGCTTAACAATGGCGAAATAACCCACTACACATTAAGCCCAAGCGACTTTGACCTTGCAAACTATTCACTTGAACAACTAGCCGGTGAAGGCCCACAATACAACGCAAATGCAAGCCTTGCCATATTAAAAGGTAAAGGCACAGACGCACACAACGCTGCCATTGTGGTTAATGTTGCTGCACTTTTATACCTAAGCGGTAAAGTGCAATCATTAAAAGACGGCGCACAACAGGTACAAACATTACTCAGTTCAGGCAAAGCCATGGACACATTAAATGCAATTATTGAGGTAAGTCATGGCTAATGTATTAGACAAAATTGTTGCTGATAAAAAATTAGAGCTCATTGAGCGCAAAGCTGCCCGCCCGCTTGAAAGCTTCAAGCATCTTGCAGAGCCTACCAGCCGCAGCTTTTATAAAGCGCTAGCGGCGCCTGGTACACAATTTATTTTAGAGTGTAAAAAAGCCTCTCCTTCAAAAGGGTTAATACGCGAGCCGTTTGATTTAACAGAGATCACCTCTGTTTATAAAAAATACGCTACCTGCATGAGCGTACTTACAGATGCTAAGTACTTTCAAGGTAGCTATGATTACTTAGAATTTGTACGCAGCCAAGTAGAGCAACCACTTATTTGTAAAGACTTTTTTATAGATGAGTACCAAGTGTATATGGCGCGAATTTA
The sequence above is drawn from the Pseudoalteromonas espejiana DSM 9414 genome and encodes:
- the trpD gene encoding anthranilate phosphoribosyltransferase — translated: MSTELNSDLSVQQAIELLISNQSLSFSQAKALFDEIMQGNMSEIELTALLISLKIKGEVSDEIAGAAASMRENAVTFNTTSTQLADSCGTGGDGSNTINISTTAAIVAAAAGINMVKHGNRSVSSNSGSADLLKALGINIDMSPEQAAQCLEQTHFTFLFAPHYHSGVRHAMGVRTALKTRTIFNILGPLANPAAPDVQLLGVYDESLCMPMAQTLKTLGTKRAMIVHGSGTDEIALHGPTNVVELNNGEITHYTLSPSDFDLANYSLEQLAGEGPQYNANASLAILKGKGTDAHNAAIVVNVAALLYLSGKVQSLKDGAQQVQTLLSSGKAMDTLNAIIEVSHG